The Streptomyces sp. NBC_01276 genome includes the window GAGCGGGAAAGCACCGACGAGGTGATCGAGCGGGTCGAGCGAGAGGGCGGCGACCCCAAGACCAAGATCCGGCGCGCGGGCGTGCTGACCTTCTCCAGTGACCGGCTGCTTCCCATCGACCTCGCGGTCCGCGACTGGGCCCGGCGTGACCAGGCGGTCTCCGAGCGCCTGCGGCGGGTGGACAACCGGCGTATGGCCCTGCTGCGCGAGATGATCGGCACCTTCTGCGCTGATCCCGACGAGGTCGAGTCCCGCAGCCTGATCGCCTTCTGCATGGCGATCGGACAGCACTCCCTCGCCGCCGACCATGAAGGGCGCACCCGGGCCGAGGTTCTCGACCGTGCCGCCAGCCTGATCCTCAACCCCTGAATCCCGAGCAGTCCTCGATCTGGGATTGTCCGGCGAGTGAGGGGCGGAGCCAAAGACGTAGCGGCAACGGTCACGGTGCCGTGAA containing:
- a CDS encoding TetR/AcrR family transcriptional regulator, with translation MSEVGHIVSTPRTPRDRWVEEGLRALADGGPDAVRVEALAKRLGVTKGGFYGYFDDRDALLEAMLDTWERESTDEVIERVEREGGDPKTKIRRAGVLTFSSDRLLPIDLAVRDWARRDQAVSERLRRVDNRRMALLREMIGTFCADPDEVESRSLIAFCMAIGQHSLAADHEGRTRAEVLDRAASLILNP